Below is a genomic region from Candidatus Afararchaeum irisae.
CCCTCCTCGAAGTACTCTTCGACAGTCTCATACAGGGTGACGGAGACACCCACTCGGGAATACGGTACTCGACGAAGAGCGACCGTCTCAAGGACGACATGGTACGTCTCGCCGTACATCTCGGCTACAAACCCATGGTTAGCCGTGACTCGGGGGTCTGGAGAATACGTTTCTCACGTAACAAGGGGAGCTTCAGGATGCACAGAAACGGCTCAATCTCCCGGAGCCAAGATGGCAAGGTCTACTGCGTTACAGTCGAGGACAACCACACCGTACTCGCAGGAAGAGACGGCAAGTTCCAGTGGGTCGGACAGTCGTACTACGGCGTAGCGGGTTACCCGCGTTTCCGTCTCTACGACAGGGAGATGGGAAGCGCGGTTACAGCGACGGGAAGACGTGTCATAGAACACACTCGTGACACCATACAGGAGATGGGTTACGACGTGATATATGGGGACAGTGTAACCGGAGACAGACCTGTCGTTGTTCGTAATCCCTCGGGACGTATGCGGATTATCGAGATAGAGAGACTCTTCGAGACAGGAGACGACATAGGAACGGTAGGAGCGAAGGAGCGTCGGAGTCTCGGAGGCTGGGAAGCACTCTCAGTCACCGAAGACGGAGAGGCTGAGTGGAAGCCCATAAACCAAGCCGTACGTCACAAGGCTGACGGCGATGTAGTCAGACTCCAGCATAAGTTCGGAGAGTCAACTACCACGGAAGACCACTCATACGTCGTCGATGGGGACGAGGGTCTGAAAGAAGTGAAGCCCGACGGTGTCGACGAGCCGTTACGTGTACCCGAAATCCCTGACATAGAGGAGATAGAAACCGTCGATGTATACGAGGTACTCGAAGGGTACGAACGTGAGTACGTCGACACACGAGGAGGAAGAGTCAGAGAGAAGACTAAACGTGTCCAGACGGACGGCGAGTACGTCTGGTTCGGACATCCACACCAAGCCGACTACGACTCGACGGTGAAGGTCAGACGTTACATAGACATCGACTCCGAGGAAGGTGACGCCCTTCTACGTCTTCTTGGGACTTATGTCGCTGAGGGAACTGCGTCGACACACGAGACCTCATCACGTAAGTACGGCAGTTCGATCTCCGAGTCCGATCCTGATCTTCTGAGACAGCTCAAGCGTGACTATAACAGCCTTTTCAAGAACGCGACTGTTAGCGTGATTGAGTCCGACACAAGACCAGAGCGTACCGTGTCGTATCAGAATTCATCGGGAGCCTCACAGGTGACTTACACCGATAGTACCCACAAGCTTCAGATGATGAACGAACTCTCAGCGGTCTTCTTCCGTGAGTTCGCAGGACAGACATCGAGAGGAAAACGAGTCCCGGAGTTCGTCTTCCATCTTCCCAAGGAGAAACAGGACTTGTTCCTAAACGCAGTAGTCGACGGAGACGGCTCGCGTAAGTTCCCACGTTACTCCGAAGAGTACTCCGAACGCAACTTCGACTATGAGACCACGAGCCGTTGTCTCGCTGCCGGAATCTCGACCCTCCTCATACAGAGGGGGAAGAAACACTCGTTCAAGTACCGCGACGAGAAGGAGTCTTACACCATACGGACATGTGACTACTACCGTGAGGGTCGTGATCCGGTAGTAGCCGAGAAGGAGTACGACGGCTATGTCTACGACCTTAGTGTTGAGGACAACCAGAACTTCGTCGATGGAGTCGGAGGGATCGTCCTACACAACACCGACTCAACCCTAGTCGAGCTAGGCTCCGACAGAGAGTTCGACGAGATAATCGAGACTGGCGAGGTCATAGAGGAGAAAGTCAACGAGAGCTACGACGACCTCGCGCGCGACGAGTTCAACGCGAGTGCCGACACACACAGATGGGAGATAGAGTTCGAGAAGCTCTACCGACGTTTCTTCCAGGCGGGAAAGAAGAAGAGGTACGCGGGGCATCTCATCTGGAACGAGGGGAAGGAGGTCGACGAGATCGACATCACGGGATTCGAGTACAAGAGGAGTGATGTCGCTCAGGTCACGAAGGACGTACAGGAGGAGGTCATACGCCGTATAGTCACGGGTGAGGAGTTCGACAGCGTCGCCGAGTACCTCAGGGATGTCATAGACGAGTTCAAGGAGGGCGACTTCTCGTACGACTACATAGGAATCCCGGGCGGCATAGGACAGAAGCTCGACGCCTACGACACCGACACGGCACAGGTCAAGGGAGCTAAGTACGCCAACGAGCATCTCGGCACCAACTTCACGAGCGGGAGCAAGCCGAAGAGGCTCTACATCAAACGCGTCAAGCCGAGCGACGACGGACAGCAGTATCCTCCGACAGAGGTCGTCTGCTTTGAGTACGAGGAACAGATACCCGACGAGTTCGTCGTCGACTGGGACAAGATGCTCCAGAAGACGCTCGAAGAGCCTATCTCACGCATACTCGAAGCACTCGGATGGTCGTGGAGCGAGGTCGAGAGCGGACAGGAACAGACAGGACTCGGGGAGTTCTGAAATGAATGAGGTTACTTTCGTCTCGGGCGGAACAGGTACTCCGAAGCTCTTAGACGGAGCACTCGCGAGTCACAGGATAGACGAGTCGAATATAAACG
It encodes:
- a CDS encoding DNA polymerase domain-containing protein: MGDGNQSSIRDFGEEPENPRTETETEGTEIGVTNIDYTVESDADGEPYPVVNVFGRTTDGEAKHVRVLGFEPYFYIPEDQAEGIAEKEERVTRTEDGYESIEGDDLIRVYTRIPADVGEVRESYHHYEADILFPNRFRIDKGVKSGIRIPPEYDGDEVIEIDESEVEPCDVNAPARTGIIDIEVEDRHGFPENGEEPIICLTAWDSFDDEYDVFVFDADAPDEVDGARVHSYETEEEMLDGFLSYVEEKDFDLFSGWNFNDFDAPYLIDRLDVLDLDSARLSRLNEVWHSDWGGPTVKGRTTFDLLYAYQRMKFTELESYRLDAIAEEELGESKVHYTGKIGDLWHDDTKRLLEYNKIDVELCVRIDEKVDIIDFFRELSRFVGCSLEDSTTPSDVVDIYVLRKAHGEFVLPSKGGGSGEEYAGGEVFEPITGIRENVAVLDLASLYPMSMVSINASPETKVGDDYDGDTYEAPNGVEFRKDIEGLTKTIVTELLEERQKKKDARDEHEYGSPEYNKFDNQQSAIKVVMNCFSGDTDLVTEDGVRNIKDIETGDYVYSVDPETKQVEFKEVVETYEYDYSGEMVDIETRHTDFSVTPNHKMLVETESGTEFVEASDLNDYTNYQIPTGDPIDGEKPEKFSLLEEGEAENVFVYADGHGTSFKKSIGEASKKLEYESNRKAYRCSPSHIRENPVVADEADEILLQRGARQSTVPHEFDTEDWLRLVGWYVTEGSVYEIQPKEYETTKRGRSKKIQFAQIDGDGRDSIRSLLERMGMNPLSEERQISVTNAVIADWLVENCGSGSENKRLPDFVFSLDSSLLEVLFDSLIQGDGDTHSGIRYSTKSDRLKDDMVRLAVHLGYKPMVSRDSGVWRIRFSRNKGSFRMHRNGSISRSQDGKVYCVTVEDNHTVLAGRDGKFQWVGQSYYGVAGYPRFRLYDREMGSAVTATGRRVIEHTRDTIQEMGYDVIYGDSVTGDRPVVVRNPSGRMRIIEIERLFETGDDIGTVGAKERRSLGGWEALSVTEDGEAEWKPINQAVRHKADGDVVRLQHKFGESTTTEDHSYVVDGDEGLKEVKPDGVDEPLRVPEIPDIEEIETVDVYEVLEGYEREYVDTRGGRVREKTKRVQTDGEYVWFGHPHQADYDSTVKVRRYIDIDSEEGDALLRLLGTYVAEGTASTHETSSRKYGSSISESDPDLLRQLKRDYNSLFKNATVSVIESDTRPERTVSYQNSSGASQVTYTDSTHKLQMMNELSAVFFREFAGQTSRGKRVPEFVFHLPKEKQDLFLNAVVDGDGSRKFPRYSEEYSERNFDYETTSRCLAAGISTLLIQRGKKHSFKYRDEKESYTIRTCDYYREGRDPVVAEKEYDGYVYDLSVEDNQNFVDGVGGIVLHNTDSTLVELGSDREFDEIIETGEVIEEKVNESYDDLARDEFNASADTHRWEIEFEKLYRRFFQAGKKKRYAGHLIWNEGKEVDEIDITGFEYKRSDVAQVTKDVQEEVIRRIVTGEEFDSVAEYLRDVIDEFKEGDFSYDYIGIPGGIGQKLDAYDTDTAQVKGAKYANEHLGTNFTSGSKPKRLYIKRVKPSDDGQQYPPTEVVCFEYEEQIPDEFVVDWDKMLQKTLEEPISRILEALGWSWSEVESGQEQTGLGEF